The following proteins come from a genomic window of Myroides odoratus DSM 2801:
- a CDS encoding metallophosphoesterase, with translation MKKILYTLVLLSFTGLTQAQTPFEYEKSTGYSGQDIPSLVHQEDSFNFLVLGDFGRVGDYYQKEVAREMGNAMVVLDGEFVVSVGDNFYPNGVASTQDYHWTSSFEQVYTNPSLYADWYVALGNHDYLGNVQAQVDYTKISRRWNMPDRYYSKTFKLENGKKLLLVVMDTNPFIENYRKSSKYGDLKEQDTEKQMQWLEQTLGQADADVQWKIVVGHHPMYSGGKRKVNKDTQGFEQQFAAFFDRHQVDAYICGHEHDLQIIKPKNRYTTQFLSGAASEVRPSGTMEHTVFAAAEPGFMAFSILNTSLTVQVVKANKEDAEVIYTHTIQKKK, from the coding sequence ATGAAGAAAATACTTTATACTTTAGTCTTACTTAGTTTCACAGGATTAACTCAAGCACAGACGCCTTTTGAATACGAAAAAAGTACGGGTTATTCCGGACAAGATATTCCGAGTTTAGTACATCAAGAAGATAGTTTTAATTTCCTTGTTCTAGGAGATTTTGGACGTGTAGGGGATTACTATCAAAAAGAAGTAGCTCGAGAAATGGGAAATGCCATGGTGGTGCTAGATGGTGAATTTGTTGTTTCTGTGGGAGATAACTTCTATCCGAATGGCGTAGCGAGTACGCAAGATTATCATTGGACCTCTTCTTTTGAACAGGTATACACTAATCCATCGCTTTATGCGGATTGGTATGTTGCTTTAGGTAATCACGATTATTTAGGGAATGTTCAAGCACAAGTTGATTATACGAAAATCAGTAGACGTTGGAATATGCCTGATCGTTATTACAGCAAAACGTTTAAATTAGAGAATGGAAAAAAACTATTGTTGGTGGTGATGGATACCAATCCATTTATTGAGAATTACCGCAAGAGTTCGAAGTATGGAGATTTAAAGGAACAAGACACGGAGAAACAGATGCAATGGCTAGAGCAAACCTTAGGACAAGCAGATGCAGATGTGCAGTGGAAAATTGTGGTAGGGCATCATCCCATGTATAGTGGAGGAAAGCGAAAAGTAAATAAAGATACCCAAGGATTCGAGCAGCAATTCGCTGCGTTTTTTGATCGTCATCAAGTTGATGCTTATATCTGCGGACATGAACATGATTTGCAAATCATTAAACCAAAAAATCGCTATACCACGCAATTCTTATCTGGGGCTGCGAGTGAAGTCCGCCCTTCAGGAACCATGGAACACACTGTTTTTGCAGCAGCTGAACCTGGATTTATGGCTTTTTCGATCTTGAATACTAGTTTGACCGTTCAAGTGGTAAAAGCAAACAAAGAAGATGCAGAAGTAATATATACCCACACCATTCAAAAGAAAAAATAA
- a CDS encoding phytase has protein sequence MKNKAIYFLFSLALLTSCKDKLAPVSPDAIQPVVVTEQTVFDTDDPAIWINKQEQAKSLIIGTDKENGGGLYAYDLQGKIVHQYVDMARPNNVDIAYDFPYQNQKIDVAIVTERNANAIRIFKLPELTPIDGGGLKVFEGETTEEYNEPMGIALYEGKEGGATVFYAIVGRKNGPAEGYLWQYRYQTNAAGKVELQLARKFGAYSGKKEIEAIAVDQELGYVYYSDEGAGVRKYYADPAKGNQELAFFAQTDAKRDHEGIAIYKKEATTGYIVVSNQQDNSILIYPREGASDNPHEHQLITTIPVAAIECDGLEITAQGLDPKFPKGMLVMMSNGKVFHYYDWAMIQEKIEQVKK, from the coding sequence ATGAAAAATAAAGCAATATACTTCTTATTTAGCTTGGCATTATTGACCAGCTGTAAAGATAAATTAGCACCTGTTTCACCAGATGCTATTCAACCTGTAGTAGTGACGGAACAAACGGTTTTTGATACTGATGATCCCGCTATTTGGATTAACAAACAAGAGCAAGCAAAAAGTTTAATTATCGGAACAGATAAGGAGAATGGCGGTGGACTCTACGCTTATGATTTACAAGGAAAGATTGTACATCAATACGTCGATATGGCACGTCCAAATAACGTGGATATTGCGTATGATTTTCCGTATCAAAACCAGAAAATTGACGTTGCAATAGTAACGGAACGCAACGCCAATGCGATTCGCATTTTTAAATTGCCTGAATTAACTCCTATTGATGGAGGAGGATTAAAGGTGTTTGAAGGAGAAACAACAGAAGAGTATAATGAACCGATGGGGATTGCTTTGTATGAAGGAAAAGAAGGAGGAGCAACGGTGTTTTATGCGATTGTAGGTCGTAAAAACGGACCTGCTGAGGGGTATTTATGGCAATACCGTTATCAAACCAATGCAGCAGGAAAGGTAGAATTGCAATTGGCACGCAAATTCGGTGCTTATAGCGGAAAAAAAGAAATTGAAGCTATAGCAGTAGATCAAGAGTTAGGCTATGTGTATTATTCCGATGAAGGAGCAGGAGTACGCAAGTATTATGCAGATCCAGCAAAGGGAAATCAAGAACTTGCCTTCTTTGCACAAACCGATGCCAAACGCGACCATGAAGGCATTGCGATTTATAAAAAAGAAGCAACAACAGGATATATTGTGGTGTCCAATCAACAAGATAATTCCATCTTAATTTACCCAAGAGAAGGAGCATCTGATAATCCACACGAACATCAATTGATAACTACAATCCCAGTTGCAGCAATTGAATGTGATGGATTGGAAATTACAGCTCAAGGACTCGATCCTAAATTTCCGAAAGGAATGTTGGTGATGATGAGTAATGGAAAAGTATTCCATTATTACGATTGGGCGATGATTCAAGAAAAAATTGAACAAGTAAAAAAATAG